Genomic segment of Mytilus edulis chromosome 12, xbMytEdul2.2, whole genome shotgun sequence:
TTtacgtcattttgtctctggtatAGAGCTGGCATatggacaatcataccacatcttattatttttatatacaaaaatatgctAGAATAAATAAACGGAATCATTTGTTGCATGtattttactttaattatttTCCTTTTAAGATCACTCCCCGTATTATCGTGTGAGCCTCAAGAAAGatgatttttatcatatttgCATAACCTAATATTTTCCCTGTTCACCACCTTATTGACCAAGCTTTGTTCCTATAAAGAatcaataaaatatctttttcttttactttttgacaTACTTATAACAGGAAATCGGTTAAACTgtgcagatttgtttttttattttccgtttttttttaaattgagaacaAAAGTATTATTCATGGGACTGCCTTCTCCTATCGTGAATCCAGAAATCTTGTACAAAAAGGTAAGAATTTGTTTTCTTGTTAACGAATCTAATATACATTAAAAAGGCATATTAAGAAATTTGTCAAAATAGCCAATAGCATCCCCATGGCCGCCCCTACCCGAAAAAATGGAAATagtataatagataaaaaaagaaatgttaatataaaaaaaacgtaaCATCGCAATACAATTTATCTGAATAAAAACAAATGGTGTgcatttaataaaaacatttgtgGTAGTATGTTTATAAATCATCGTATGTTCTGTACATGGAGTTAACGCATATATGACGGTCAAAAAAGAAGCAATTAATAAACTAATTGAATTATAATCCGCTAATATTTAATCAACGATCGATGCATTAAACTGTGGTGGGTCGCTAGATGTAGATTGCATTATTCCGAATGCATGCCAAGTGCCAtgcataaataaaatgtttaattttcagAATAATTCATTCATCCACATATTCGCACATTTGGTGTACGTTTAATATTTTGTGACGTACATTTTTTCTAGATTTTCATAAACAATGAATGGGTTGATTCTGTGAGTGGAAAAACATTTCCGGTGACTAACCCCTCAACAGCAGAAGTCATTGTCAATGTTCAAGAAGGGGACAAGGTAATATTGTAATCTTAAAAATACAGTATTTAAAAGCTCACCGAATTCAAATTCTAGAGATCTTatttaaaattgaccacaaatgcAGTctttttactggcgacgcgtaccAGTCTCGAGGTACCAGTGTTATTCCTGATCGTATCCCCTATACTCTCTATACAATATTGATTTAGTAATAAAAAGGATACGACTAAGTTATTCTATGTTTAAAGGAAAAGTGTCGATAGGACAGCAAAACAACGACACGTACATCGATTATTTAAAGAGCACTACATATGGTCTAAAATAATAGACATGTGTTTTCGTAAGGTCTAAATTGTCAGGattcaattaaaacaaatttgCCATCAattcaaaattcttaaaagttttcattatgtttgatcatgtttgttttgtcaatgtatttgccataaccaaaattggtttttgtctgttttgcaaataaagaatatttaaaaaagtcAACATAGATATGGTATAGGACAAACACTGACGCTTTTCCAGCAGCTTGTTCTTTTGCCCGGTTTCGTTATTTTTTACCACTCAGCATTGGCTCATAGAATAAAATATAAGATAAGGAAAACATGTAAACCTTTAAAAGACGACATTACAGATTTATAATAACCAACTTTTGTAGGTTTGATATTTGTACTCAATACATTGTTAATGTGCTATctcagtatatatataaaaaagaagatggggtatgattgccaatgagacaactgtccacaagagaccaaaatgacacagacattaaccatgttaacaactaaaggtcaccgtacgaccttcaacaatgagcaaagcccataccgcatagtcagctataaaaggccccgataagacaatgtaaaacaattcaaacaaaaaactaacggccttatataaaaaaaattaacgaaaaacaaatatgtaacacataaacaaacgacaaccactgaattacaggctcctgacttaggacaggcacatacatagataatatggcggggttaaacatgttagcgggatcccaaaatATAGTcgatattaaaaatatttgaaggCTGATGTAGATCTGGCGGTGATCGCAGCAAAAGTAGCGTTCAAACACGACTCAGAATGGCGGACTATGGATGCAAGTGTCCGTGGTGAACTACTTTATAAACTGGCAAATCTGATTGAGAGAGATGCAGTTTACATTGCGGTAAGTTCAATGTCAAATATATTTACTAGAGTTACTCCCCTTGGAACACACAATATTTTGATACTTGTTTAGTATttatattgttacttttgtttatgtcacagtataatgttacttatacgacaaaaaaataaacaaagataaagATTATTAATTGTAGTGATCGTGAGATTGTTTAAAATTAATGCTATTCTTTGTTTATAGATGCGTGTGTTGACTTATGTTCATAATTgagcttttattttatttctttaataaagTATTTCGAATTTCGTAAAGAGCTGCTCTCAATAACAGAAGACTTTTAAACAATTTTAGTTGGGTCTATCTTATTTCTGTGAAGctcttcaaattattttttttatgctttTCCCATCTTTTCGATTCCTGATTTGTCTCTATGTTTCAAATTATTTCTCATTCCAGTGAATAACCGCATAGTTCATATTGATTAATACATAAGTCATGCATACAAAAGAGATTACAACCAGTTTTTGAAATGACTTGGGGTTTAAATAAATCAATGtatttgcttaacgtccagtgacacaTATTAGATATGAAAGAGAATACTGCATACAATACGAAAAGTACGTTTAACAAGGTATAGCGATCGACCAGTATGAAATAAAGGAAACGTGAACTAAGTGCACGTTGGATAGGAATGCAAAACAATTATCCTTGAAATAGGCAGACCCCTCAATGATTTGTTGCAAGTGGTATTTAACGTGAAAAGCTTTCGGTACTCCACTATATGAACATCGGctttacatgaaataaaaattatcGGAAATGCGAGCGAAATTATACATTCTGCACAGCAAAACAAATATCCAATTTgggcaagtttttttttatactgatgGTTGGAAGAAGACCGAAATAAAATTGACATGAGCTGGGGTCGTGATATGTTATTTTAAATCACATTTTCTGAACATACATGTAATTCATTATTCCCAAAAttaatgaaatagaaataataaaaagaaaaaaacgtaTATGAAACATTACTTCTTTCAAATATAGGGTAATActctttttttaatgataaaatcaaCAGAGAGAATACAAAAGGGTAAAAACTAAAAACAGAACAGCAAactaaaaacaataaacaaaatttgtaaaatatcaaaGACAATGATCATTTTCAGAGTTTGGAAACTTTGGACAATGGGAAACCATTTAAGGATTCTTATGGTATAGATGTCCCGTACACCGTGAAATGTCTGCGGTATTTTGCTGGATGGTCCGACAAAATACAAGGGAAGACAATTCCGATGGGTAAGACAACTCAATATTCCTTTGTATATTTGTGTTTTCTGTGTCTTTTGGTTGACACTAAAGTAGATGATATTCCATGCAATCTTAAAATGGCGGTTACTCAAATGATATAATTGATATAATGATACAGGCAACATAAGAAAAAATTACGAATAAGCAATTATGCGATCAAACTCATTGAAAACGTTGTTGTCTCGGGTCAAATATCAGAACATGGATTCCCTAGACCAAGCATAATAAtgcttaaaacatttaattctgATTTCGGCGCGGTTATCACGTGTTTCAGGAATACACTTCTTACTTATAATCGACATTTCTTAAAGTTTTGGCAGCAATATGTTTGAAATGTTTTGGGAGAACCAAAGCCGATTTTGCATCAGGTACtagactttaaaaaataaaaaataatccaaatgtacttttttttaattggtataacttctttaaaataagaaattagtGGTTACTGGTGTGTGTTTTTGTACACAAACAATTTCTATTTCTATCAGATGGAGAATTTTTCTGTTATACACGACACGAACCTGTTGGAATATGTGGACAGATTATTCCTGTAAGTTTTAAAAACGAAAACATAATTTCAGATAGACTGTACATGTCattgagtttatttataaaaataaaataagggtATTTGGTTTAATTGAGACAACTATTCAACATAGTCCAATAGAGTCAAagttatatgcgactgtcatataagtgagaggtttagctagctataaaaccaggttcaatccaccattttctacattagaaaatgcctgtaccaagtcaggaatatgacagttgttatgcattcgttagatgtgtttggacttttgattttgccttttgatttttgactttcctttttggattttcctcggagttcagtatttttgtgtttttactttttactaggatttgaaaaaaaatatagatggATTATTGCTAACATTGCATTGAATAGTTCTGAAAGTCACAAAGGAATTGTTTTTTCGTGTCCccaaatcaaatgaaattgagTCCCTGCTTTATCAATCGCgatcaagatatttttattttatatttgtatatactgTTTCCAATAAAAAGTCCTCATCGTTTTGATACTCTAGTGCTACGCAGTTATTGTCATTAAGACTATCGTCCAATTTACACATAACtatttcaaactttttattattcaatatgatatactagtataatGATTCTTGTGTGTATGTTTCAGTGGAATTTTCCATTACTGATGATGGCGTGGAAAATTGGCCCCGCCCTCTGCTGTGGAAATGTAATAGTGTTAAAACCAGCAGAACAAACTCCTCTCACAGCCCTATATACTGCTCAACTGGCAAAAGAGGTAGATGAAATTCTATTCTAatgtataataaagtgaaaaAGTCATAAGTATATGTAGTTcgtgaaaatcatttttttcattgaCATAGTTTATGATGGGGAAGTAGATAACGTGTAGAATTCAAAATGGATACATGTACAACACATGtagtttatatatcatgtactcaGTATTGTTACGTTTTTGTTAAAACGCATACTCAGttgtatgtattattatcatGTTTGACTATGATCAAAGACTCATACTTGCTTCACAATGttcgaaatttttttcaaatcttttacacAAATCGGACATTCATAAATGTTATTTGATTACCAAAAAAAACAGTCTGctttacacagctacttttgcataggtactatttctgtaccaaaaatctgtagtactggaaagtggaaatctacttttaatattcagtactattttgttactttaaaattattgtaatatttaggtacctgtattttacagtacttgatttgtacttgaaatttaagtattACAAATTATTGGTTGCACGGTaaaattttcagcattttgaaagtttgtctttttcaaatctcataaaCATACATATGTTCAAAGATGGGATACCGTGATCATTGTTGGTATtatttttgtaccaatattttaagtacaaatcaagtactggaaaatacaagtacctaaatattacaataattctaaagtaaagaaatagtactaaatattaaaagtaaatttccagtactacagattttaagtacagaaatagtacctatgcaaaagtagccgTGTACGGAGCAATATCATATTGATTTGGTTTTACTGTAAAATTCTGTTAAAGCGTATATATTCTTTATGCACATTTCTACTGTTAATAGGTTAGTGTAGGTATCATATTCACGAAAAAGTGATAACAAGTTATTAAACCTATTTTTTAAAGGCTGGTTTTCCGCCAGGAGTACTAAATGTTGTGCCTGGTTATGGTCCAACTGCTGGAGGGGCCATTTCTAATCACCCAGACGTCGACAAAGTAGCGTTCACAGGATCAACAGAGGTAAGATATGTATCTTTAATGCAATTAAAAcggttaaaattaaaaaataaataaaattaaaatatcagtataataacgttaaaaattgaataaggatgcgaagtcatatgttatagaACTAACTTAAAAATATCACTctgttaattttttaaaatttagtttgaTATATGAATGCTACATCTACAAAAAAACTATTATGTATTTCTCATGATCATTGATTGCATTTTAGGTTGGTCAAATTGTAATGGAAGCAGCAGCTAAAACAAATCTCAAGCGCGTGACACTGGAACTTGGCGGGAAAAGTCCAAATGTCGTGTTTGCTGACGCTGATTGTAAGTTCAACGTTAATTAGGTAGCTGATTGTGCGATGGTTCATATAATCAATACCAGTATGGatcttatttcttcttttttttttggggggggggggggggggggggtgtgtaCATTTCCGGACTTTCGGCTGATACTTAGAGTTTGGTGATACATGTTTACGTAAACGGAGGAAATACGAACATATTGACTTAATATTAGAACtgtctatactattaaacgagttgacctcattttgtgtgtcgcctCTCCTCCTctcacaataaattaatcaccaTGCTTTTGTGTCCTATAgataccatgcatagtcgcatttgtcatccattcgtatgtctattcagtttgggttattttggaagaaaaacgaaaataaaggcatcatgatattgtttccgtcatcagaccAACTTTTAAGTCAGACGTGACTATAATTATATACCGGTTTTAACATTGAGAACCAATCGtgtgatagataacaaaaatgaaaaataaataagccaatcagagcgttgtcCATATCGTGGTTCTTAGATCGTAATAACCACTACTACACCTCGGTTTTAACTTACACATTATTTTCATAAGTACTCCGACGGGAACAGTACAATTATTTTCACGTTTATTTGCATGTAGTCTATTATtaatatactactataatatatatagacTCTCTATAtaatccagtggcggatccatgggGAGGGTTCCGGGTGGTGAACCCCTCTTTtgtttggacgatcaatgcatttgaatggggacatatagttggaacctccCCCTCCCTCCTAATATAAAATGGCTGGATCGCCATAGAGAGGAAACAAagaataaatagaaatatttacactttaatatttataatatagatacgtatgttcatagtTTACAGAAACGCAAAAATATGGAATATATCCTTTATCAAATTACAAAAATTCGTCCTTAAATAGTTGACATACTTTCAATCAAACTTAAACAGGACTACCGGTTTTAAATTTCCTACGAGTACTCGTGGACAGCACAATCGCGTTGATAGAGACACTCTATATAATACAGCAGAGATCGCCGAGGagaagaaacttgaaattgatagttttaaatagaaaatacactttatttgtAATATACGTATGTTCATAACTTCAATACAGAAATGCGAAAATAatagaattttacagaaaaaaataacggactttggaaacaaGGGAGAGGGCTTAAACTGTTTCCAAGTACCTATgcattttgataccttttctgaaattcttaaGACATATTAATCTTttactgaaattctccagacataaaatcttttacaaaaattttcccttcaacagtttacatactttcaaccaagctctaaatgcccgcgatttcgcgggtgtgttctagtgaacACTAATAATTGCTGCTTCTAATTTTAAACTTACaaaatgaacataaaaaatatttcaaataagagTTTAATATGTGAAGATTAGAATAGAAAGGGTGGGAAGATACAATGGGAAAATCAAAAAGCGAGTGTAAGATAACACCACGACCAAATAAAACGGTCAaaatgacaaacaacagtataaaaaaaacactcaaGAATTATCAAAACACGAACCAATCAAAACCTAGCACAAATTCCTGTGAATAGCTTGACTTGTAAAAATTTCTCTCTTCTCCCCATCTATTTATCCGCGCTCGATTTCGACTAAAGAAAGCCTCGTatttaattccttttttttcttcaaaattacacAGTGGATTTTGCAGTGGAGATGTCTCATTTTGGCTTATTTTTCAACATGGGACAATGTTGTTGTGCAGGCTCTCGCTTATATGTTCAAGAGGAAATATATGATGAATTTAAGAGGAAACTCGTGGAGAAAGCAATCAAAAGACCTGTTGGAGATCCATTTGATGACGGAAATGACTCAGGACCTCAGGTTTGTATGACATACATAGACTTGTGTACATTTATTGTTTATACGTTGCAAACGATAGGTACTGTACTTGCATATAGAATATATAATGTATGACTTTGtatatcatacatgtcataggtATTAGATCCTTTTTTGAGCCCCCACCCCCTAACTCTAAAAACGCATGTTT
This window contains:
- the LOC139498841 gene encoding aldehyde dehydrogenase 1A1-like; protein product: MGLPSPIVNPEILYKKIFINNEWVDSVSGKTFPVTNPSTAEVIVNVQEGDKADVDLAVIAAKVAFKHDSEWRTMDASVRGELLYKLANLIERDAVYIASLETLDNGKPFKDSYGIDVPYTVKCLRYFAGWSDKIQGKTIPMDGEFFCYTRHEPVGICGQIIPWNFPLLMMAWKIGPALCCGNVIVLKPAEQTPLTALYTAQLAKEAGFPPGVLNVVPGYGPTAGGAISNHPDVDKVAFTGSTEVGQIVMEAAAKTNLKRVTLELGGKSPNVVFADADLDFAVEMSHFGLFFNMGQCCCAGSRLYVQEEIYDEFKRKLVEKAIKRPVGDPFDDGNDSGPQVDQDQFNKIIDLIESGKQEGAVLECGGKRQGNNGYFIEPTVFSNVDEDMRIGKEEIFGPVQTLIKFKTMDEVIKRANNTTYGLAAAIFTRDINKVMTYTSRVRAGTIWVNCYNVLRTTCPFGGFKKSGIGRELGEYGLHQYSEVKTVIINAPNAPEKPAIEDETIESVTDTSKKIYKSVIDCVPAKSENTETPDQGIIDNRKNPYVLTSGVVISMPLQNIDNIGDNQQINEDTGNSGKSEATCSDETSCSKDGPGNEQGIQDVDVTTKM